A part of Chloroflexota bacterium genomic DNA contains:
- a CDS encoding response regulator transcription factor, with the protein MNEKILVVDDEPRVVRLVSEVLKAVGFQVIAAATGESAIEMVALEQPDLVLLDILLPRGPDGYEVCRRIREFSDVPVIMLTAKAQEADMLRGFDVGADDYLTKPFSAKELVARVRAVLRRSQRPEEVTTATLQCGELEINFARRTVKVRGERISLTRTEYELLRQLALNANRVVLHQDLLTNVWGLEYRNDVDYLRAYIRYLRRKLEADPANPQYIITSPGTGYMLTCPEGDKTTLD; encoded by the coding sequence ATGAACGAGAAGATCCTCGTCGTAGATGACGAGCCCAGAGTAGTACGGCTGGTTAGCGAAGTACTGAAGGCGGTGGGTTTCCAAGTAATTGCTGCCGCCACAGGAGAATCGGCTATCGAGATGGTAGCCTTGGAGCAGCCCGATCTGGTTTTGTTAGACATCCTTCTCCCCCGGGGCCCAGATGGCTATGAGGTGTGCCGCCGCATCCGGGAATTCTCTGATGTGCCGGTGATCATGCTCACCGCTAAGGCGCAAGAAGCCGACATGCTACGCGGCTTCGATGTGGGAGCCGACGATTACCTCACCAAGCCTTTCAGTGCCAAAGAACTGGTAGCGCGAGTCAGAGCGGTTTTGCGCCGTTCCCAACGACCCGAGGAGGTAACCACGGCCACCTTACAGTGTGGCGAATTGGAGATCAATTTCGCTCGGCGCACTGTCAAAGTGCGCGGCGAGAGGATATCACTTACCCGAACTGAATATGAATTGTTGCGCCAATTGGCCCTTAACGCCAACCGAGTAGTGCTACACCAAGACTTGCTGACAAATGTGTGGGGGTTGGAGTATCGCAACGATGTGGATTATCTGAGAGCCTATATTCGCTATCTGCGACGCAAGTTGGAAGCAGATCCGGCGAATCCTCAGTACATCATCACCTCGCCGGGAACTGGCTATATGTTGACTTGCCCCGAGGGCGATAAGACCACTTTGGATTGA